The DNA region ATGATAATTCTGAAAGACTttcatgaaagaaaataataacagAAGCTATAGTAATTCAAAGGAACGTGCTCATGTTAAAAGAAGTCGGAAGGCTTCCCGACTTGTATATTTTGCTCTGCTAAAAAACTTGTGATGGCATTCTTTTGCCAACTTTTAAAACTCCTgcacaaacacacaaacaatcACTGAACTAATTAGTTCCATTATCAAGCATGCCGAGAAATGACCGCAAAAGACTTACCTTTCATAATTGAAACAAGAGAAATATGATTTCTTCCTCTTTTATACcaatcaaataaagaagaaaatgtcATTCATGAcaactctttttttcttatttttcagtgGTTCATATTAGAGTAACAAATAGTCCCACATCAATTAAGTTAGTATCAGTCAAAGTCCAAAACTTCTTGAGTTGAATTGGGATTATGTACTGTGTGTAAAAGATTAACTGATAATCCCACATCAGTGCAGTCAACTAGTTTCTCTTAGCTTTATTAGTTGATCACTTTTATAAATTGGTCAATATAATGCCCCCAAAGAAACTTTTAAGAGGTATTCTTCTTAAATTCAGAAGTATCACCAACAACTCTAATGAGATCTATTGATAAACTTGATCAAATTTAAATGATTGTTAAAGATTGTATGGAGGAGAGACGAACATACATGTGATCTAGATGTGCCAAAATTACTCCCCCTGGAAAAGCTTGCTGAGTAGCCTCATAAGAAACTTTGATTGCATGTTTCCATGTTCCGCCAACTACTTCCTCTTTATTCTGTTCTTTCTTTTGGTTCGGGTAATCCATCAGCAATGAATACCCAGATAGTAAGTGCCCGACCCATGCACTGTCCTTCCTACATTTGTTTCCAATAGAAAAAGGAGTGAGAACACTGTCTATCATAGAATATCATGTATACTCTCCTTTTCTTGATAGGCAATGTGAAAGTCATAGTGGTAGATAACATATATTCGGGCATGATTTAATCAagaaaaattcaaggaaaaataaaaggaaatttgATATCTTTGTTCTGATAGCATGAAGAAAATAACATTATGGACATACATGATATCATCTACcataaaatgaagaaattatgATACCTAATTAAATGGCATGAATCCATaatgttattttcttgtaaCATTTTAATGACGAGCTCCAAGTCCATGTAGGAAATCAGTGTAGGAAATCAGTGTTACTTACAGAATAATATCCATGTGATGAGCTCCAAGTCCAAGAAGAAcctttttattatcattgttcCTGCATATTAAACCCAGATAAGTTGCTGTAACCTCAAAAAACAGGAAGCTTAGAGTAAGTTCATTACATTCTCATcataagtattaattatatataatttggttCATGTTAAAAAGGTTCAGAATCTAACAGACAAGTTTTATCTGATGATTAATGCTTTCACAACCTGTGCCAATTTCCAAGTCCTAGCCCTTCCCACAATAACTGCAAATGTGAAAAAGTTTAGTTCTTTAATGTCTGAATATAAAGCATATGAGTTTGGGAAAAACAAATGCATGGAAATTACATCTTCAAGTCTAATAGCTGTAACACTCGATGAGTAGAACAATTACCAAATATGGATGATTTGATTATTCAAAGtttcaaagaaaaaacagaGCATCCTCTATATTAATTACCagaaaaataagtatataaGGAAATCAACTGTTAAAGAATTTGATATGCTATTCTATCAATCTCCAAAGCTCATGCTGCAAATTAAAGAAACCAGTAAAATGAAAACCATCCCCCAACTTGGATATGACTTGATACTAAagtcaaatatttataaaagcaaacaaacacataCACATATCACAATTCTGTAAATAGAACTACACCCAAGTGATGAGCTTAAGtccaaatcatgaaaaatagatcaattaaaaatgcaaaacataTTGAAAACATGAAAGATTAATTAAAGATGCAATGAGTCATATATCGCACTATGCAAGTCATGCTTGTCCACGTCCTCATTCCTTTGGTGCTCTAATTGAAATTCAAAGCTTCAGTCCTCCCTATGCAGCTGTCACCAAAAGATATACATATCATACAAAAAAGAAATTGTCAAATAAAGAGTGCAAAAGGTTGCATTATCATCATTACTTAATGAAAAACACTGTACTCCCACCCAAAGCTTCATCAAAGACTTGATTGGAATATTAACTcttttgcaaaaagaaaaaactcatGACATTAACTGTggagaaaaataagcaaattaaggaaatcaattcaactcagaAATAAGGAAAATTTCACTGCtcatacaaaatttaaaaaccatcGCATCAAGTTGAAAGTTGAAACCAAGTGATTTGTAAGCTCAAACATCATGCAGTTGAGTCACCAAGTCACATATTTgtcataaaaattatgtttatctAGCCATTCCTCCTGTGAAACCCGCGAAAACAAACACATGCATATTACAATTATAAAGAGCATAAGTAACAGTTTGTAGTGTTGAGCTTAATTTATAATCATAAAGGTAGAGTTGCAAAATATGAGTCATATGCATACACTAGTTGCTATACATGTCCACATCTCATTCAACTACTTGAGTGACTTCATCCTGATCCCATCTGCATAATTGCCACCAAGTAGACATAAAAATTATCCTAATGAGTCCTCTTTGTCATATTGAATTGTAGTCAAGGGAATAGACTGAGCCCTTTCCAAGCATAATAACATCCACCAGCACTCTGTTTAATATCAAATAGAAGTTTCAACACAATTAGCAGTTGATTTGTATATGTTTCTGAACATatgaacaaaaatcaaattagcAATTCGTCTCTCTCACGTTATATATGTGCAAAGAAACAACCTATACATGCCTTCCAGAGAGCTCCATGAGAATAGCATGCACACAAGCCATGTTCTGAAGTTCTATTGAACATCGAACTCTTAAATATCTTCATGTATATTATAACTGACTTAGAAGATGCTTAGTAAGTTGTACACTAGCTCAAACTGCATGTCATGCAGTTGAGTCATAATAAATTCATATAGTTGCCACAAAAAAATATGTGTATCCACAATTCCTcctgtgaaaaaaaaatacaggtTAAACGAAATTGAACTATACAAATGATGAGCTTAATTccaaatcataaaatatataaaaaaataattcaaaacatattGAGTACATAACGCATGCATATTCAGAATCTATTTCAAATTCAAGCTTGCATTCTCCTCTTCAGGTGCAGCAGTTTTGCAACCACACGGCATACATATCATAATTTTGATACAATTAGGCACTTTCAATATATAGAGATGAaagagatataaaaataaattgaacaaAGAGGTTTCATGGATCATACCAATTGATACATTCTCATCAAGATTTGTTTGATAGAAAAATGTTTGCTTGGTGTACTTAAATTACATGCTTTTGTCCTCTGCATAGGCCAGAAAACAGGTATTTGCTGGAGGCTTAGAAACACTGATAGAGTGCTCGAGCACTGTGATTCAAATGTAAGCGGAATTGAGAGTCATGAGACTTCCCATGCTGTTGTACATGTCCACCAGAGTTAGGCCTGCAACAAAGCATTAGAGTTCTCTGCAAAAACATACATGTCACAAATTTAAAGATATGAAGAACTAGATTATAGTAGAGATGTAATAAGtcatataatgtatatatatataccagtcATTATACATGTCCACAACTCATTCAACATGTTGAAGTTAATTTCATCCTAGCACACATATCTCCATGATTAAGCCATCGATCCgacaaaaaaattctcctaagaATCCTCTTCTTCAGATTTTATTGTAGCTGAGGGATCGATCAATTGCACTAGTCCTTGCATGTATGCATAGTTGCACATCATATAATCAAATCCACCAATATACTCTGTTCAAgatcaaattgaaattttaacattatgaGCAGTTGATAAACATATCTATCTTTTGTTGAACATGAAAATAAGGATTACTTATTACATTACTtacaaagaaaagaacactCCCCCTCCAGAGAGCTCCATCAGAGTAGTAATAGAACCATACATATCACACAATTCACAGTCAAGGAGATGTGGATTCAAGCTCAAGTCACATTGAAAATTACGCAAAGCatgaagaaggaaagaaaaccCCTAAAGAATGTGAGGCCTCTCAGTATAACTTGAAACCATCAAATTATCATACACCTGAGTCATGAACAAGTCACGTACTAATTTACCTGTGGAAAACAATCGACAAACTCATACATATCACAATTCATtctaaatagataaataaataattgcaaACAAATTGAATACGTACAGGTAACCAATGGTGATCTAATTAATTCAAAGAAAGAATTTCATCCTCCTAATCCACATCTGCATATATAAACCACAACCAATTAGacataaaattactataattcTGATAAAAGATTAAGCACTTAAAaagttattcaaaatatatgtaGTAGAGAAATCAgagtaataaaattaataattaacataCCAGTGATCGATGTTGGTTTCATAGTAATATGGTTCTTTGGTGTACTTCAAATACATGCTTTGATTCATTGCATAGCCTATGAAGCGTGGTACTTGCTGGATGAACGACCAGTGTTGATGCCCTTTCAAACATCCCTTTAGTGCTCGGACACTGCACTCCAAATGCAACTGGAATAGATCATCCTCATGAGACTTTTCTTCACGTTGTTGGAGGAAAGAGATGAGCCACTGAGGGAGACTAGTGTTGCCCACATCATTATCAATCACCTTTAAGCTTTGCAAAGACTCAAGCTTCTCCACACACTCCAGTTTTCGACAATAAGTGACTTCCAGTTTTTTCAAGGCAAGGAGATGAGAGACCCTTGAAAGCCTGAAAACTCCTATGATCTGCAATTTTTGGATGTTTGCCCGTTTCAAACCTCTGGGAAGAGCTTTCAGCTTGGGGCATTTGTAAATGGTAATGTTTATGAGATGGGGGAAGAACATTAATGGCTTGCTAGATTCATGATCGTTGTCTTCTTCTCCACTGATTAATGACCATTCCTCCCAATTAATCATGTTCTCAAATAATAGGGATTCAAGCTTAGGGAAGGCAATTTCTGTAGGTTCTCCATTATAATTGCCGAGAAATTCAGGGCCAATTGATGCTACTGCAGTTGCTCCATCTATCCTCAGATACTTGAGCTGGGGCAGTTGGCCAAGTTGGGGAAGCTGAGGGCAATTTATGCAATTAATTAAGACCAAATAAATCAATTCTTGAAGAGAAATAGTAATGGAAGTGGATGACATCCATTTTGGATATCGACCACCAAAAAAGTTGTCAATCACTAGATCTTCAAGGCATGGGGGAGGACGCAGCTCATCAAAGACTTGCACAATATTGTCCATCTCTTGCTGTTGAATATGCTCATCAGTGTAATTAGGTGTGCAACAAAGCCGTAGTTCTCTGAGGTGAATCTTGCTTGACAGTACAGAAGAAATTTTGCTGCTTGATTTCTCCAAGTTTTTTACATGAAGAAAACTAAGTTTTTCAAGCATATGTAGCTCTTCTAAGTTGCATACCTCTTCTCCATCGTCACCACTATCTCCGATGATTAATCCTTCCACATGATGAAGATGATCCAACTTGCCTATTCCCTTTGGCACATAATTCAAAGGTGTGTCATTGACCCGTAGCCATCTCAAATTATATAGCTTAGTTATGCTGTTTGGAAGGATACGCAAAGACTTACAATCACTAAGCAACAA from Dioscorea cayenensis subsp. rotundata cultivar TDr96_F1 unplaced genomic scaffold, TDr96_F1_v2_PseudoChromosome.rev07_lg8_w22 25.fasta BLBR01001797.1, whole genome shotgun sequence includes:
- the LOC120257013 gene encoding putative disease resistance RPP13-like protein 1, with amino-acid sequence MKKLRRLTATSNRESVSIPYLGCLRSLQLWTPPSLNTQVIGNLKHLRLLILNGDKIENIPDSIGDLVHLRLLDLEHTCIFNLPNSLGNLINLQFLLLSDCKSLRILPNSITKLYNLRWLRVNDTPLNYVPKGIGKLDHLHHVEGLIIGDSGDDGEEVCNLEELHMLEKLSFLHVKNLEKSSSKISSVLSSKIHLRELRLCCTPNYTDEHIQQQEMDNIVQVFDELRPPPCLEDLVIDNFFGGRYPKWMSSTSITISLQELIYLVLINCINCPQLPQLGQLPQLKYLRIDGATAVASIGPEFLGNYNGEPTEIAFPKLESLLFENMINWEEWSLISGEEDNDHESSKPLMFFPHLINITIYKCPKLKALPRGLKRANIQKLQIIGVFRLSRVSHLLALKKLEVTYCRKLECVEKLESLQSLKVIDNDVGNTSLPQWLISFLQQREEKSHEDDLFQLHLECSVRALKGCLKGHQHWSFIQQVPRFIGYAMNQSMYLKYTKEPYYYETNIDH
- the LOC120257012 gene encoding D-aminoacyl-tRNA deacylase-like, which encodes MRTWTSMTWNNDNKKVLLGLGAHHMDIILKDSAWVGHLLSGYSLLMDYPNQKKEQNKEEVVGGTWKHAIKVSYEATQQAFPGGVILAHLDHMSFKSWQKNAITSFLAEQNIQVGKPSDFF